aacccctgagcattgccgggtgtgaccccaaaataaaaaaaaagaagaacattcCACAGACTAGATAGGGAGCAGAGGGTAGGTAGgtgctggtttgtttttgtttttgttttttttgttttgttttttgggccacacccggcggtgctcagcggttactcctggctgtctgctcagaaatagctcctggcagggggaccatatgggacaccgggattcgaaccaaccacctttggtcctggattggctgcttgcaaggcaaatgccactatgctatctctctgggcccgtagaTGCTGGTTTTGCATGTAGCCATGTAGCCAATTCTGGTTGGGTTCCACAACCCATGgtccccctgagtatcaccaagaggattattgagcacagagatgggagtatctcctgagcatcactggtgtaaaCCAAGCTCCTACcctcccctcaaaacaaacaaaacagtttcCCTTTCTTGCAGCTCAGGCTTACTCTGAGCCCTGGAGGGTCCGCAATATTGGGCTTATAGACCAGGGAAATGGTCCAATGGATGGGAGAGTGGGAGAGCatgctttgctttgcatgggggCGGGGAGGACCTGGTTAATCCCCAGTACTGTATggacccctgaatatcaccaagcATCACCTCTGAGCATTGAGCTAGAAATAGCCCCTAGCACCTCTGGACATGGTCCAAAACCATGTTTGGGGGAGAGAGTGATGGTACAACAGGGAGGCATTTGCTTTatgtgcagccaacccagtttgattcctgaatgcagaaccaggagtaaccccctgagtatgCTGAGCGTgacccccaagcaaacaaaaagtgacaaacaaaaaagattggacTTGCACTGGGGGCCACTAAGGAAGATCCCAGGGTGGGAAGGGGGACTGTCATGGTCTTTGGTAGGGGACTTCAGGCCAGCTAGAGGCAGAAGCTGAAAGTCTGAGCACCCCACTTTGTAGAGGAACATTGTGGGTGTGGAGGTGCCCTAGCTCTAGGATATGAGAGTCTGTTGTTCATTTGCTTATTCCACTCACAGGAGGAGGTGTCTCTGAGTCCCCCCAGCTTTTCCCACACACTGACTCAACGCCAGGCTTACAGGACACAGCTGGGTCCATGGGGGGTCAATTGACAGGAAGCCCCCAGGGACCACTTTGCTGGGACACTGTCTGTCCCTCTAGACATCTGTCCCCCTCTGTCATTGATCCCACTGGGAGCCCCCTTGTGCcaggtcccccaagtttgccctGGAGCTGAAGATCAactccctccctgcctccaccCAGAGTGGCTGAGCCCTTCTCCCCATGACTGCTGCAGGGAGCTCAGGGGGCTGCAGGGACAGGAAGGGGCACAAGGGCCTTGCCCCAGCCCTCAGACAGCCCTCCCCCAAACTCTCACTCTGTAGCTCAGCTCTGTTGCCTACCCTGGGCTTGTCACCAAAGCCTCATCCCTTATACCTTTCTCATGAcagtgtgtagtgtgtgtgtgtgtgtgtgtgtgtgtgtgtgcgcgcgtgcgtgcgtgcgtgcgtgtgtgtgtgtgtgtgtgtgtgtgtgtgtgtgtgtgttgtggtgggaaGAATCATAAGGGACCCCAGGCAGAGCACCTGCCAGCCAGCCATTTGCCAGTCTCCCACCTTTCAGATCCATAAGGCCTGGATCCTAGCCCAAGGTCACAGCTGCCTGAAAGGGCCCTGTACAGGGGTAAAGCCATAGGCTGGTTGGGAGGGGTACTATCTCCTCACCCCTGCAACCCTGTACCCCGAACCCAGGAAACTAGTTAGTTTGGCAGGAGAGGAAGAACAATTtcacttggctttttttttttttttttttttttggtttttggttcacactcggcagcactcagcactcaggggttactcttggctccatgctcagaaatcactgctggcaggctctgggaacctatgggatgccgggattcgaaccaatgaccttctgcatgaaaggcaaatgctggggccagagagatagcatggaggtaaggcttttgcctttcatgcagaaggtcatcggttcaaatcccggcatcccatatggtcccccaagcctgccaggagtcatttctgagcctgaagccaggagtaacccctgagcgctgctggatatgaacccccccccaaaaaaaaaaaaaaagcagaaaggcaaatgccttacctccatgctatctctccggccccaatttcacTTGTTTGCCCTGATGTGGCCAAGGCCTTGTAGAACCACCTGGAGGCTGcaacaagacaaacaccctacctgctgtgccgcTGCTCTGGCCTATGAATGTGCATTTTGTACGTGTGAGTATATGCGCATATGTGTTTATATGCACGAGTGTATGTATAAGTGGATCTGTGTACATGCATATCTGAGCATAAATATgtcagtgtgtatgtgtgtgactcGTGCAATGTGTGTgactacgtgtgtgtgtgtgtgtgtgtgtgtgtgtgtgtgtgtgtgtgtgtgcaacatTTAGGGCACACACCTGTTCCACCTCTGCTGGAGGAATGGGTGAGCTGGTGGGCAGGGCTTGCCCAGGTTGTGAGCCCATTGGGGTCCCTCTGACTGTCGTCTCCAGGGGTCTAGAGAGAAAGGGGGTAGGAGGGAGGCGAGGGCTCTTTCCTTTCCATCCTTTGTGCTGCTTCCCCACACCCCCCCCAAGGTCctattttctccctctcccttcccctcctgttGCTCCTCCTTCCCGTGTCCCCAGAATCTTTCCTCCCCAGCCCTACTTCTACGCCCAATCTCCCTGCCCTGAACCTTAACCTTCATCTCTGCTTCAGTCTCTCCCTCCCGGGCTTGGTACCACCCTATCCTCCTGGTACTCTGAACACCCGCGTGTCTCCTGACCGTCCCGCCGCATTGATCGCCCCAACTCTGCGCTGTTTTCTGCCGGCTTGATGGGGGTGGGTGGACATGGGGAGGGGCTGGGGGGTCCTCCGCGCAGCACAGGGACTCGCGCGTGCCGGTCACCTGCCCGTCGGGCCGCCGGCTCAGCGCCAAGGCGCCGGACAGGGGCACCCGGGGAGGGGCGCTCCTTTGTCTCCGCGGGCTGCTCGGGATAATTAGCCTCGGGAGGGCGCGGTCCCCTATTCAGAGAGCCGGTGGCCCCCCCACACCCGGCTGGCCACCCCTTGCAGTCCGGCCGAGGCCCGTCCATTGTAACCACGGCTGCGGCCCGCGGCCCGCACTCGCCAGGCTCCTCATTGTGCGGGCCGGATTGGGGAGCCCTAGAGGCCAGAACCGGGCAGGGAGAACCAGGGGGGTGGTGAGCCCATCCTGTCCCCAGCAAAGCAGAAAAGTCCCCAAGCTCCCCCAAGAAAACTAGAGAggaaaacggggagaagaaaacagaaggggAGTGTGAGGACATGGGGAAGGGGTGATGGGAGCGAAGGGGAGAGAGGCAAGGGTGTGGGGGTGCGGGGAGGAAAATGGGGTGTGAGGAGCTAGGCTCGGACCCGAGCACCGCCGGGGAGGCGGCAAGAAGCGAAGGGAAAAGATGGGAACTGCTTGTGAGCGAGAAGCGGGGTGCCCGGGAGCGCACCCTTGGaggtttggggaggggggggaaaCCAAGCCCGCTTCAGGGCTGGGGCGCAGGTGAGTCGGGAGGGGAGTCGTGGCGCGGGGAGGGTCCACATTCCTCGTCTTTTCTTCCCCAGGCTCTTTTGGGGCCGATCGATACCTGCGCGGGACGTGCCTCCGCCGCTAATATCTTTTTAATGAGTTCGCGGGGCTTAGGGGCGCTCTGCGCTCCAGGGCGGATTTTTTTCTCCGGCAGATGTTTGGGGAGAAAAGGGGGCGCGCGGGCCcccgggaggaggaggagggatgggGGGACACACAAGTCTCTCGCTCCGAGAGGAGAGGCAAGGGCACAAGACTTTCTTCTAAAGTTCATAAGAAAGACGGGCTTTCACTCGGGCCCCCCAAAATGTGTATTTCTTGGTGGACAAAGGGCTCCTTTTCTCTGCCTCCAGGGGCCTGGATTTGGAGGGGTGGGCGGGAGGAGGGAGGGGCTGGGACCCGTGCTCTTTGGATGGGCCTGATCAACTGCGTCCCCCATCCCCTCCTGGCCCAGAGGATCCCCGAATCCCTCTTCCCTTGCCAGCGCCCCAGTGCCCTGCGCGCTCGCTTTCAAGATAGGGGTGTCTCCAAGCGCGGCCAGAGTTGGGAACGAACGCACCCCGCGGGCGGCCCACCGGGCCTGGGGTGTCCTGGCTGCTGCCCACCGAGTCGGGTCTGTTCCAGAGTGTGGCTCCCCCGGTGTGCCAGGGCGCAGTGGGGACGGTAAAGGAGAAcgcgggtggtggtggtggggatgcaGAGCGCAGAGAGGGGCAACAAGTATCTGATGCCGGGCAGCGGTGGCAGCCCCATGTCCTGTCTCACCTGCTCAGCTCCGTGCGCCCCCAGCGCCTCTCCCATGGGCGCGGGGCATAGAACGCCGGTGACCTCGGAGGAGCCCCGGTTCATTGATTCGTTCCGCCCGGAGCCGGGGCTGCGTGAATGGGGCCCGGGATAAAGATGTTCACCCCGCCGGGAGAGGGGGCGCGGGCGGGAAGCGGGGCCATTCACTCCTGGCCCGGCCCCTCGGGAAGCCAGGCCGAAGAAAGGGGACCCGGGCCTATTCAAGCCCTACCAGCCGCCTACAATGAGCCGATATACTGGGGGCCTCTCTATTAACGCCCATGAATATTAAAGAGATGGTAGAGCCGCGGCCCTCAGCGCGAGGGGGGCTCGGAAGGCCTGGGGAGGGGTCGCCCGCACACTCCGTCAGGAGGAGACTCGGCCGCCTGTCGGGCCCATTCTCCTGGCCCCAGCAGGCTCCGTTAAGCCCCGAGTTGGGGGAGAACTCTGCTCTCTTGGGTCCCCATTGGTCCCCGTTTCTTGGGCTCAGGTACCGGTTCTGGGCTcagcctttattttttccttcctagaATTTGGACTTCCTAGGTGGTCCTCATGCCCCTTTAGACCCCCGTTTCTCGGGCTTAGGTGTCTGGactcaatattttttaacttcaggAGATTTGGGCTTCCTGGGAAAGCAATGCAGTGTTTTCACCTTCTGACCCCCCAAGCTTGATCCCTCCACCCGCCCCCCCAGAACTAAATGCTGCAACCTCAAATGGCACAAGGGCAGGAGGAGTTTTCTCTGTAAGGGATGAAGGGGATCATTCTCCCTCTGCCCCGTGTCCTGGTTCTAGAAGAGGAAAGTGACTCAAAGGACGCGCGTAGGGAAAATGGGGACACAAAAGAACCCCAAAGAAGCAATGGGCCCTGTGCTCTCCTAAAGGTATGGAGGAGACCGTAGGTGCTCCGGGGCTTGGCTGCGCCCCTGAGGCGCATGTCCTCCCCAGTCTTCTAGACTGGACACTCCTTGGAGTTCCTAATTTCAGAGGCCCGACCGGGTGGTCTTCCCTGCCTGAGCGCGGACCCAGCCAGCTCTCGGCGCCTCCCTCTCTGGGGCTCGCTCGGACCCCTGGAAAGAAGCGGAGGTTTCGACCCTCCGAGCCTGTCTCACAGCGCTGCCCTCTGCTGGCGCCGACGCCAGGGCCCGTTTGCTGCTGCAGCTTCCTGGCACCGGGCATTGGCTCTGGGCAGGCTGCAGGCTGGGTGCCAGCGCTCAAAGCCTTTCTTAGCtgcccccccatacacacacacacacacacacacacacacacacacacacacacacacacggactgGACTCAGGTGCTCCTGAGCCAAGACCCAACCCTCACCACCGGACTTCAAGATCTGGGCTATGAAGAGGGTTCCCGTGAGGACGAGAATCCTTGGAGGGGTAGAAGAAGAATGGAGTAGCGGTTCCCTCTATTCTGGGATGGTGGGGGGGTGAGATCAGGAAAGCCCAGAGTGACTTTTCCCCCAtgatccccacccacccacccacccagagcCCAGCCGCCCCAGGGTGCAGAGAGCGCAGCTGGATGCTGGAAATCGGAAACTCCGGGGCAGGTGGAAGTGAGAAGTCTTTCTTTAGTCCCTTTCACTGATCGTGGCTTGGGGGCTGCAGCGCCTGCTGAAAGTGGGGGGTTGATTGGGGGTGCTGGCTGTTGGAACTCAGCTTCTTTCTCTGCAAAAGGCCCTCAGCAAAAGGGTTCTTAGTACCCAGGAGGGGGTGCGGGAGAGTGGGAGGGGCGGTgcgggagaaaggagagaaggggagagaaagaaacactGTCAGGCAGGAGAGGCTTCCAGACCACGGAGCAGCAAATCGGAGCTTCCAACCCGGCCATAGCTCTCGGCTGCCTTCGGGCCAGCAGTGGGGTTTGCTCCCAAACGAGGCCTCTGGGCTCAGGAAAGTGGAGGGTCCTCTATTCGATAACCTAGGGAATCAGGCAGAGTTTCAGCATGGGGGGGGACTGCCCTGAACTAGCTAGACCTCCAAGAGAGAGCCTGGAATCGGAGCCCCACGAAAGAGACTCTCCTAAAGCTCTGGGTACCCAGTGCGAGTTTTGCTCCGGCGGCCCGGCCGGCCGGGGAGATCCAGCCCGAAGCTCCAGGCCCGTTTGAAGCGAAGCGCCGGCTCCGCAGCACCTAGGGGGAAAGACAGCAGCACTCCCCGAGGCGAGGCAACAGATACTTCAAAGCTTCCGAGAGGCCAGCGCAATCTGGGGGCTACAGAACCCCTTAGAGACCTGGGACGAGTCTGGGAAGAAGGGACCAGGCCCAAGTGAAGGCGCTGGGAGCGGAGCAGAGGCAAAGGCCCAAACCGACCTGGGCTGGTGAATTAGTGGGTGAGGCCTGGAAAGCAGAGACCCTGGAGACCTTCCACTATTCGGTGGGGTTCGGGGAGACGCAACGACCCTCGCTGTCATCCATCCCACATCCCCATTGCCAGGATCCCTCCTCTGTTTGAATGGGGCCCGAATCCTCCTCCCTGCCAGGCGCTTCTCTGGGAgagtggagaaggaggaggaggaggagaaggaggacgaCGGCGACGAGGAGGacggggggtggtggtggatggaggtggagggtggggtggagggaagggCTGGGATGGGCGGGTGCAGCCTCCTGGGGGGGAGGACGGAGCCGAGAGGCCCCCCTCGCGCCTCCGCCCTCTGTGCGCTCGCTCGCTCGCCACTTGGAGCCTGTCGAGCCCGGCGGGGTCCTCCAAGTCTGTCGGACGTCAAGGGGGTCATTAATAACCAATTAGGAGGGTCGCTGCGGCTCCTATAAAGGCTCAGAGAATTTTTGCCAAgggggagatagatagatagagcgTCCGGGCCGGGTGTGCGAGAAGAAGCGAGCGCGCGTCCGGGCGCCCCGCgactcgccgccgccgccgccaccgcgtCTCCGCAGCCGCCCGCCTCCCACCCAGCAGCCCGCAtcccccgccccgcccccgctCCTCCGCCTCCACCCCTGTCTGCAGCCCTCGGCGCCGCCTCTGCCATCGCCACTGAggctgagtctctctctctctctctctctctctctctctctctctctctctctctctctctctctctctctctctctctctctctctctctgcgtCCTCGCTCCCCCTCTTTACCTTCCTCCCTGCCACCccctcttctcctccctctccctctccctcctcctgcgTCCTCGTCCTGGTCTCCCCCACCTGGCTCCGCAGCGGTTAGGTCCCTGCGCTCTTGCCCTTGGTTCAGCTGCTGCGCCCCGCATCTCCCTGCGAAGGCGCGGCTTGCCCAAGCGCCCCCCGAACCCCTCGTTGGCGGCGGCGGGGGCGAGCTCCCCTACCCCCTACCCCTCCCCGAGCGCCCACCCTCCAACCCAAACCCGGGCTGCCCATGATGGGCTCCGTGCTCCCGGCTGAGGCCCTGGTGCTCAAGACTGGGCTGAAGGCGCCCGGGCTGGCGCTGGCCGAAGTCATCACGTCCGACATTCTGCACAGCTTTCTCTACGGCCGCTGGCGCAACGTCCTGGGGGAGCAGCTTTTTGAGGACAAGAGTCACCACGCCAGCCCCAAGACCGCCTTCACGGCCGAGGTCCTGGCGCAGTCCTTCTCGGGCGGTGAGTCGAGCGGTTGCGCCGATGCTGCCGTCGGAGCGGAGTGCGTCTCCGCCTCTCCAGCGGCCGCCTTGCCGCAGGGCTTCGGAAAAGGGGGGACACGGGGAGTCCCGATTGGTCGAGCCCGTTGCAGAGGCTCCCAAGGCCTCGGTGTCCCCCGCATCGGTCGGAGGAGCCGGGCGGAGCGACCCGATCAATCCGGGCCAGCCGGGAATAGCTTTGCGCATCCCGCGCGCGTCCTGGCAAGCCCCGCGCGGCCCGTGCTCCACGCCCCTGCAAAaggaggaggtgaaggaggaaaaagaagacaaggaagaagaagaggaggagaaggaggaggaagatcaCGGTTCTCAGCCTCCCATTCACTCATCCCCTCATCCTCTAGCCCGCCCCTGTCGCTCCGGCGAGCCGCGCCTAGGTTCCCTCCCCGGCGTTCGCAGCCTTATAGGCGTGTAATAGCAGTTGACTGAGAAAGAACGGGTTTTAAATTCATTTGGTTAACTTGGGCTTGACCCGAGAAAGTTCCCACTTAAACCGAGAACTTTCAAAGGCAGCGGGGGGCCTgtggagagagggggggggagcgGAGGGCGGGCGGTGGAGAAAAAAGCTGCGGCGGGCCAGGGAGCTGCGAGGAGAGCTAGCGGGTTGGAGAAAGTTTCTTTTCTCTGCGTGTCTCAAGTGCTCGCTCTTCACTCATTCATCCATCACCCTGCGAacaatctttctctctttctttctctctctttctctctctttttctggcgCTGGCCAGGGCGTTGCGCtctccaactctctctctctccatcaccgcccccccccccctctctgttCGTCTTCTAATTCACCGTGAACATTGATTCCACTTCCATTCACGCTATGTCAACCATCTGATCCCCCCTTTTTGGGGCGACGGGGATTCCTCGGCCCCTTTTAAACAAGTCCCCTCCGCATTGAGCGACAATTCACTGCGGCAGCATTCTTCCCGGGCTAATGAATTTAGAATTAGCCCATTGCTTTCGAATGGGGCGCGCTGAAAGCCATCACTTGAACAGCGTGACAAATTGCCCGGCCCCGGCGCGGTGGACACCGTTTAACCCTCGCTTTCAGCGCGCCGCTTCGCCCGCGATTTTCCCAGCTAGCTTACAGGGGAACCTTGTAAGACACGGAGGCCGCCCcgtgtgccccctccccaccgCTCCCGCCGGGGGGCAGGGGGACCCCGGGGCTTGTGtgagtggtggtgggaagggggAACTCGAAGAGACGACTTGAGGGCTGTTTTCTGGGGTCCGGGGCGGCGTTTGCCCGCGCCCCGTCCTGTGCGCACGGAGGATCCGAGCGCGCGCGCCCTGGTTCCTGCGGTCCTTTCCCCGGTCCACTCGCGGCTCGCTTTTCCCCCCTGAGCTGCAACCTGCAGGCAGTCCGCGCCGCCGATCTGAGTCTCTTCCAGAGCTGCCGGTCCTCCCCAGTTAGGGGTTCGAGCGTGTTGCTGGGGAACTGCCAAGAGAGAAACtattcgtttttgttttgggggccacacgggtgacgctcaggggttactcctggctctgcgatcagaaatcacccctggcttggggaaccatatgggacgccccagggatcaaacccagatccgtccgtgtataaggcaaacgccccacctctacGCCATCGCATCGCTCCGGCCCCGAAATAAACTATTTGGAGCCACTGCCGATCTTGGAGCGTGGATCGGGATGCGCGTTGAGCGCCTGGATGTGGCCACGGTTCAGGAGTCCCGCGTGGGCCGTCAACTCCTTATCATGGAGCTGGCTTCAGTTtgtccctttattttattttactttatttttacggaggggccacaccctgcgatgtgattcctggttctgcgctcaggaatcgctcctggaggaGCTCTGGGATCGTACCCGGGTTGGGCGTGTGGGAGACTGATGTTCTCactccacacacaaacacacacccactggactatggctctggcccctcagtttacctatttcttttttctttttctttgcttttgtttgtttgtttgtttgttttactgcctcacctggcggtgctcagggcttattcctggctctgcactcgaaaccactcctggcagtgtttgggggatccTCCGAGACCAAATCCGATCCcacgcaagacaaatgctctgcccGCTGTGTATTGATCTAGTTTACCCATTTCTAAAGCCATATCCAGTCCTGGGGTCTAGGCTGCCCTTAACCCTTTCTGGTGAGGGAGGAAGGCCGGGGGCCAGTCTGAGAGGTGCGGAGAATTCCAGGAATCTCACGCAACCCCATGCTCTTCACCAGAGGTCCAGAAACTCTCCAGCCTGGTGTTGCCCACGGAGGTGATCATCGCCCAGAGCTCCATCCCTGGCGAGGGCCTGGGCATCTTCTCCAAGACGTGGATCAAGGCTGGCACCGAGATGGGACCCTTCACCGGCCGAGTGATCGCCCCGGAGCACGTGGATGTCTGCAAGAATAACAACCTCATGTGGGAGGTATGGGGGCTGGAGGGGGCAACGGGGAAGGGGGCGCTTTGCCAGTGGCTCTGGCACCAGATCTTGGGGGCTCCTTGCTGGATGTCCTTGCTGCAGGGACTCCTGTCTGTCCGCAATCAGCCCTTTTCCCGTAACAAGCCCTGCTGTGGCTCCTGCTTCATAGGGGATCAAGGACACCCACAGCAGCCCTGTCCCATGCCAGCAGTCCCAGATCAGTGAGGTCTCCCAGCCTCCCCGAACCAGCCCCTTGAGGAAGAGGCGAGGCAAGGGCTGCTGGAGGTGATGAAGTTTAAATGGTctgcttggggggagggggtttgccttgcaggcagctgaactaggtttgatcctccgcatcccatagggtcctccagcctgccaggagtgaacagagccaggaggaacccctgagtaccaccgggtgtggcccataaagcaagacaaacaaacaggaaaataGGCTGCTCATCTCTGTCATCATTCCTACAGGCGCTGTAGGAAGCAGACAGTAGCTGGCCAGCTCTCTCCCGCATTACACGCAGGAAAGCCGTGCCATCCCCCAACATTGTCAGTGCAGGAGAATCAACCTATGCAAGAATCACCTCTGCAAGAATAACAGCCCCCATATTTATTTCCAGACCCTTCTCCCGGGGACTTGTCCTGCTGTGCCAGGCTGGAGTACCCCCTCCCAGAATCTCCTTTCCCTCACCCTGCCTTCACCTCCACTACCCCACCTAACATACACCATCAACACACACACCAGCTGGTCTCTGGTGCTTGAAGTAGATAATGAGACTTCCCTTCTTCCCAGAGTTTCAAGGATGAACCCCAAAATGTCCCAGGGTTCTGTCGGTCTTTTCCCCCTAGAACTGGGCTACAAATGAGGACCACTTTTGTCTCTGACTTGGATATgacttggggtcacacctggtggtactcagggattaattactctgtgctcagaaataactcttggggggcctggagagatagcacaacggcatttgtcttgcaagcagccgctccaggacctaaggtggttggttcgaatcccggtgtcccatatggtcccccgtgcctgccaggagttatttctgagcagacagccaggagtaacccctgagcaccgctgggtgtggcccaaaaacaaaaaaaaaaaaaaaagaaagaaagaactcttgggggctgaagagatagcatgaggtagtgtgtttgccttgcatgcagaaggacggtggttcaaatcccagcatcccatatggtcccctgagtctgccaggatcacaggagcgatttctgagcttagagccaggagtaacaacccctgagcactgctgggtgtgaccccccaaaaacaaaaaaaaaaaaaaaagaaaagaaaagaaataactcttggtGGGGTTCTGGAGTCCTATAGGGGTgccggagattaaacccaggtcagttacatgcaaggcaaacattcccctgctgtactgtctttctggtccCTCTGGGCCCTCAAGATGGCTCCCACCAAGATTTGGgggagagggcccagagagatagtacagcggcgtttgccttgcaaggagccgatccaggaccaaaggtggttggttcgaatcccggtgtcccatatggtcccccttgcctgccaggagctatttctgagcagacagccaggagtaacccctgagcaatgacgggtgtggcccaagaaccgaaaaaaaaaagatttgggggaGAACCAAGGGGCCTCCCCTCCCCTGACATCCTCCCCTGAAGACCCAGCTGGCCAGCTCTCATGCTCCTGAGAGAACTGTGCATCGGGCATTGGCCTATCTACTCAGCAATGAGCACTTTCATCTGGGGATGGGGTTTTAGGAGCCCATGGGGGACTTCAGATGGGTCCCCCAACCCTCAGTCAGCTAGGAGTTCTTTCTGGCCCTTGGAAACAGAAAACAGGAACCATCCTCCCTCTGGCCATGGGCTCCTCCCTGGCGGATGAAGAGTGACATGATTGTGAGGCACGGAGggccaaagccccccccccccgcacctcTCCAAGCCAGCCCACTTACCCAGCCTGTCCCCCGCACCCAGGTTTTCAACGAAGACAGCACAGTGCGCTACTTCATCGATGCCAGCCAGGAGGACCATCGTAGCTGGATGACCTACATCAAGTGTGCCCGCAACGAACAGGAGCAGAACCTCGAGGTGGTCCAGATTGGTACCAGCATCTTCTACAAGGCCATTGAGGTGGGTGTGGGGCTTGGGGTCAGGCACGGTGAATGAGGAGTGTGGTGGATGGAGGGGTACACATGCTGGCAGCCCCTAAGACTTGATGCTATGTGGCTAAGCAGGCAAGCACTTCCACTGTGAAGCCCCGTTTCTGCTGAGAGC
This is a stretch of genomic DNA from Suncus etruscus isolate mSunEtr1 chromosome 5, mSunEtr1.pri.cur, whole genome shotgun sequence. It encodes these proteins:
- the PRDM12 gene encoding PR domain zinc finger protein 12, with amino-acid sequence MMGSVLPAEALVLKTGLKAPGLALAEVITSDILHSFLYGRWRNVLGEQLFEDKSHHASPKTAFTAEVLAQSFSGEVQKLSSLVLPTEVIIAQSSIPGEGLGIFSKTWIKAGTEMGPFTGRVIAPEHVDVCKNNNLMWEVFNEDSTVRYFIDASQEDHRSWMTYIKCARNEQEQNLEVVQIGTSIFYKAIEMIPPDQELLVWYGNSHNTFLGIPGVPGLEEEQKKNKHEDFHPADSAAGTAGRMRCVICHRGFNSRSNLRSHMRIHTLDKPFVCRFCNRRFSQSSTLRNHVRLHTGERPYKCQVCQSAYSQLAGLRAHQKSARHRPPSAALQAHSPALPAPAHAHAPALAAAAAAAAAAAAAHHLPAMVL